A region of Peromyscus maniculatus bairdii isolate BWxNUB_F1_BW_parent chromosome 7, HU_Pman_BW_mat_3.1, whole genome shotgun sequence DNA encodes the following proteins:
- the LOC143274112 gene encoding olfactory receptor 8B8-like isoform X2 — MKVIGRMGLENGSLVTEFILQGLTNDPDLQLPLFLLFLLIYTTTALGNAALITLIVLNSHLHTPMYFFLLNLSFIDLCYSSVITPKMLMNFLVRKNVISYVGCMTQLYFFCFFAVSECCVLTSMAYDRYVAICNPLLYNTAMSPKMCSYLMLGSYIMGFSGAMIHTGWMLRLTFCDRNTINHYFCDLLPLLQLSCTNTFANEIEIIIVGGIDIIVPSVIIFTSYGFILSTIFQMRSTEGRSKAFSTCSSHIIAVSLFFGSGAFMYLQPSSVGSMDQGKRSSIFYTILVPMMNPLIYSLRNKDVKVALRKTFIRRFF, encoded by the exons ATGAAGGTTATTGGGAG AATGGGTCTAGAAAATGGTTCTTTGGTGACTGAATTCATTCTACAGGGATTGACAAATGATCCTGATCTCCAGTTACCCCTGTTCTTACTCTTTCTGTTAATATATACAACCACAGCACTGGGGAATGCAGCTTTGATAACGTTAATTGTGCTGAATTCTCACCTTCATACGCCCAtgtactttttccttttaaacttgTCCTTCATTGATCTCTGTTATTCCTCTGTAATTACACCCAAAATGCTGATGAACTTCTTAGTAAGGAAGAATGTTATCTCCTATGTGGGATGTATGACCCAGctatatttcttctgtttttttgctGTCAGTGAATGCTGTGTTCTAACATCAATGGCCTATGACCGTTATGTGGCTATCTGTAACCCACTCTTGTATAACACTGCAATGTCTCCCAAGATGTGTTCCTATCTTATGCTTGGTTCATACATAATGGGATTTTCTGGTGCCATGATCCACACTGGATGGATGCTTAGATTGACCTTTTGTGACAGAAACACCATCAACCACTATTTCTGTGATCTGCTTCCTTTGTTGCAGCTCTCCTGCACCAACACTTTTGCCAATGAGATAGAGATTATTATTGTAGGTGGGATAGATATCATTGTTCCCAGTGTTATTATCTTTACCTCTTATGGATTCATCCTCTCTACCATTTTTCAAATGAGATCCACTGAGGGCAGATCTAAAGCCTTTAGCACCTGCAGCTCTCACATAATTgctgtttctctgttctttggTTCGGGTGCATTTATGTATCTTCAGCCCTCCTCAGTTGGGTCTATGGATCAGGGAAAAAGGTCTTCCATTTTTTATACCATATTGGTTCCTATGATGAACCCATTAATCTATAGCTTGAGGAACAAGGATGTTAAAGTTGCCCTGAGAAAAACCTTTATCAGGAGGTTTTTTTGA
- the LOC143274112 gene encoding olfactory receptor 8B8-like isoform X1 yields the protein MNSNRRMGLENGSLVTEFILQGLTNDPDLQLPLFLLFLLIYTTTALGNAALITLIVLNSHLHTPMYFFLLNLSFIDLCYSSVITPKMLMNFLVRKNVISYVGCMTQLYFFCFFAVSECCVLTSMAYDRYVAICNPLLYNTAMSPKMCSYLMLGSYIMGFSGAMIHTGWMLRLTFCDRNTINHYFCDLLPLLQLSCTNTFANEIEIIIVGGIDIIVPSVIIFTSYGFILSTIFQMRSTEGRSKAFSTCSSHIIAVSLFFGSGAFMYLQPSSVGSMDQGKRSSIFYTILVPMMNPLIYSLRNKDVKVALRKTFIRRFF from the exons ATGAACTCAAATAG AAGAATGGGTCTAGAAAATGGTTCTTTGGTGACTGAATTCATTCTACAGGGATTGACAAATGATCCTGATCTCCAGTTACCCCTGTTCTTACTCTTTCTGTTAATATATACAACCACAGCACTGGGGAATGCAGCTTTGATAACGTTAATTGTGCTGAATTCTCACCTTCATACGCCCAtgtactttttccttttaaacttgTCCTTCATTGATCTCTGTTATTCCTCTGTAATTACACCCAAAATGCTGATGAACTTCTTAGTAAGGAAGAATGTTATCTCCTATGTGGGATGTATGACCCAGctatatttcttctgtttttttgctGTCAGTGAATGCTGTGTTCTAACATCAATGGCCTATGACCGTTATGTGGCTATCTGTAACCCACTCTTGTATAACACTGCAATGTCTCCCAAGATGTGTTCCTATCTTATGCTTGGTTCATACATAATGGGATTTTCTGGTGCCATGATCCACACTGGATGGATGCTTAGATTGACCTTTTGTGACAGAAACACCATCAACCACTATTTCTGTGATCTGCTTCCTTTGTTGCAGCTCTCCTGCACCAACACTTTTGCCAATGAGATAGAGATTATTATTGTAGGTGGGATAGATATCATTGTTCCCAGTGTTATTATCTTTACCTCTTATGGATTCATCCTCTCTACCATTTTTCAAATGAGATCCACTGAGGGCAGATCTAAAGCCTTTAGCACCTGCAGCTCTCACATAATTgctgtttctctgttctttggTTCGGGTGCATTTATGTATCTTCAGCCCTCCTCAGTTGGGTCTATGGATCAGGGAAAAAGGTCTTCCATTTTTTATACCATATTGGTTCCTATGATGAACCCATTAATCTATAGCTTGAGGAACAAGGATGTTAAAGTTGCCCTGAGAAAAACCTTTATCAGGAGGTTTTTTTGA
- the LOC143274113 gene encoding olfactory receptor 8B3-like isoform X1 yields MKVIGRMGLENGSLVTEFILQGLTNDPDLQLPLFLLFLLIYTTTALGNAALIILIVLNSHLHTPMYFFLLNLSCIDLCYSSVITPKMLMNFLVRKNVISYMGCMTQLYFFCVFAICECCVLTSMAYDRYVAICNPLLYNVTMSPKVCSYLMLGSYLMGFSGAIIHTGCILRLTFCDRNTINHYFCDLFPLLQLSCTSTYVNEIEILIVGGIYIIVPSVIIFTSYGFILSNILQIRSTAGIAKAFSTCSSHILAVSLFFGSCAFMYLQPSSPGSMDQGKISSVFYTIVVPMMNPLIYSLRNKDVKVALRKTFSRRRL; encoded by the exons ATGAAGGTTATTGGGAG AATGGGTTTGGAAAATGGTTCTTTGGTGACTGAATTCATCCTACAGGGATTAACAAATGACCCTGATCTCCAGTTGCCACTGTTCTTACTCTTTCTGCTAATATATACAACCACAGCACTGGGGAATGCAGCTTTGatcattttaattgtgctgaattCTCACCTCCATACTCccatgtacttttttcttttaaacttgtcCTGCATTGACCTCTGTTATTCCTCTGTAATCACACCCAAAATGCTGATGAACTTCTTAGTAAGGAAGAATGTTATCTCTTACATGGGATGCATGACCCAGCtgtatttcttctgtgtttttgccATTTGTGAATGTTGTGTTCTGACATCAATGGCCTATGACCGTTATGTGGCTATCTGTAATCCACTCTTGTATAATGTTACTATGTCCCCCAAGGTATGTTCCTATCTTATGCTTGGTTCATACTTAATGGGATTTTCTGGTGCCATTATCCACACTGGATGCATCCTAAGACTGACTTTCTGTGACAGGAACACCATCAACCACTATTTCTGTGACCTTTTCCCTTTGCTGCAGCTCTCCTGCACCAGCACTTACGTCAATGAGATAGAGATTCTTATTGTAGGTGGGATATATATCATTGTGCCCAGTGTCATTATCTTTACCTCTTATGGCTTCATCCTTTCTAACATCCTTCAAATTAGATCCACTGCAGGCATAGCCAAAGCTTTTAGCACATGCAGCTCCCACATTCTTGCTGTTTCTCTATTCTTTGGATCTTGTGCATTTATGTATCTTCAACCCTCCTCACCTGGATCTATGGATCAGGGAAAAATATCTTCTGTCTTTTATACCATCGTGGTTCCCATGATGAACCCCTTAATTTATAGCTTGAGAAACAAGGATGTTAAAGTCGCCCTGAGAAAAACCTTTAGCAGGAGGAGGCTTTGA
- the LOC143274113 gene encoding olfactory receptor 8B3-like isoform X2, which translates to MLQMGLENGSLVTEFILQGLTNDPDLQLPLFLLFLLIYTTTALGNAALIILIVLNSHLHTPMYFFLLNLSCIDLCYSSVITPKMLMNFLVRKNVISYMGCMTQLYFFCVFAICECCVLTSMAYDRYVAICNPLLYNVTMSPKVCSYLMLGSYLMGFSGAIIHTGCILRLTFCDRNTINHYFCDLFPLLQLSCTSTYVNEIEILIVGGIYIIVPSVIIFTSYGFILSNILQIRSTAGIAKAFSTCSSHILAVSLFFGSCAFMYLQPSSPGSMDQGKISSVFYTIVVPMMNPLIYSLRNKDVKVALRKTFSRRRL; encoded by the exons ATGTTACA AATGGGTTTGGAAAATGGTTCTTTGGTGACTGAATTCATCCTACAGGGATTAACAAATGACCCTGATCTCCAGTTGCCACTGTTCTTACTCTTTCTGCTAATATATACAACCACAGCACTGGGGAATGCAGCTTTGatcattttaattgtgctgaattCTCACCTCCATACTCccatgtacttttttcttttaaacttgtcCTGCATTGACCTCTGTTATTCCTCTGTAATCACACCCAAAATGCTGATGAACTTCTTAGTAAGGAAGAATGTTATCTCTTACATGGGATGCATGACCCAGCtgtatttcttctgtgtttttgccATTTGTGAATGTTGTGTTCTGACATCAATGGCCTATGACCGTTATGTGGCTATCTGTAATCCACTCTTGTATAATGTTACTATGTCCCCCAAGGTATGTTCCTATCTTATGCTTGGTTCATACTTAATGGGATTTTCTGGTGCCATTATCCACACTGGATGCATCCTAAGACTGACTTTCTGTGACAGGAACACCATCAACCACTATTTCTGTGACCTTTTCCCTTTGCTGCAGCTCTCCTGCACCAGCACTTACGTCAATGAGATAGAGATTCTTATTGTAGGTGGGATATATATCATTGTGCCCAGTGTCATTATCTTTACCTCTTATGGCTTCATCCTTTCTAACATCCTTCAAATTAGATCCACTGCAGGCATAGCCAAAGCTTTTAGCACATGCAGCTCCCACATTCTTGCTGTTTCTCTATTCTTTGGATCTTGTGCATTTATGTATCTTCAACCCTCCTCACCTGGATCTATGGATCAGGGAAAAATATCTTCTGTCTTTTATACCATCGTGGTTCCCATGATGAACCCCTTAATTTATAGCTTGAGAAACAAGGATGTTAAAGTCGCCCTGAGAAAAACCTTTAGCAGGAGGAGGCTTTGA
- the LOC102912335 gene encoding olfactory receptor 8B8-like produces MAFENDSLVTEFILLGITDQPELKIPLFLLFLVIYMITALGNLTLIILIVLNSHLHTPMYFFLFNLSCIDLCYSSVITPKMLMNFIEKKDVISYTGCMTQLYFFCFFVISECYVLTSMAYDRYVAICNPLLYNVALSPKVCFYLMLGSYLMGFSGAMIHTGCILRLTFCDGNTINHYFCDVLPLLQLSCTSTYANEIELFIVTGKDIIVPTVIIFTSYGFILSSILKIRSTESRSKAFSTCSSHMLAVCLFFGSGAFMYLKPTSAVSMDEGKFSSIFYTIVVPMMNPLIYSLRNKDVKVAVRKTLNRRMY; encoded by the coding sequence ATGGCTTTTGAAAATGATTCTTTGGTAACCGAATTCATCCTCTTGGGGATAACAGACCAACCTGAACTCAAAATACCACTGTTCCTCCTTTTTTTGGTAATATACATGATCACTGCATTGGGAAATTTGACCTTGATCATTCTGATTGTGCTAAATTCTCACCTCCACACACCTATGTACTTTTTCCTGTTTAACTTGTCTTGCATTGATCTCTGTTACTCTTCTGTGATTACACCCAAAATGCTGATGAACTTTATAGAAAAAAAGGATGTTATCTCTTACACGGGATGTATGACCCAGCtctacttcttttgtttttttgtcatcTCTGAATGTTACGTGCTGACTTCAATGGCCTATGATCGCTATGTAGCTATCTGCAATCCACTCTTGTATAATGTTGCCTTGTCTCCTAAGGTATGTTTCTATCTAATGCTTGGTTCATATTTGATGGGGTTTTCTGGTGCCATGATCCACACTGGATGCATCCTGAGATTGACCTTCTGTGATGGGAACACCATCAACCACTACTTCTGTGATGTCCTCCCTTTACTGCAGCTCTCCTGCACCAGCACCTATGCCAATGAGATAGAGCTGTTCATTGTAACAGGAAAAGACATCATTGTGCCCACAGTCATTATCTTTACCTCTTATGGTTTCATCCTTTCCAGCATCCTCAAAATAAGATCCACTGAAAGCAGGTCCAAAGCCTTCAGCACCTGCAGTTCCCATATGCTTGCTGTTTGTCTATTCTTTGGATCAGGTGCATTCATGTATCTCAAACCTACCTCAGCTGTATCTATGGATGAGGGAaaattctcttctattttttataCCATTGTGGTTCCCATGATGAACCCTTTAATCTACAGCTTGAGGAACAAAGATGTTAAAGTGGCTGTGAGAAAAACCTTGAACAGGAGAATGTATTGA
- the LOC102912003 gene encoding olfactory receptor 8B8-like, protein MSLVNGSSVTEFILLGLTDQPELQMPLFFIFLITYMITAIGNLALSILILLNSHLHTPMYFFLFNLSFIDLCYSSLITPKMLMNFILEKNIISYMGCMTQFYFFGFFAISECYVLTAMAYDRYVAICNPLLYSVIMSPKKCSYLMIGSYFMGLSGAMIHTGCVLRLTFCDGNIINHYFCDLLPLLQLSCTSIYVNEIELFIETGKDIIVPTVVIFTSYGFILSSILKIHSTAGKSKAFSTCSSHIIAVSMFFGSSAFMYLKPSSAVSMDEAKFSSIFYSIVVPMMNPLIYSLRNKDVKVALKKTLNRMFTHNPISI, encoded by the coding sequence ATGTCTCTGGTGAATGGTTCTTCAGTAACTGAATTTATTCTCCTGGGCTTAACAGACCAGCCTGAACTCCAAATGcccctcttcttcatttttctaataACATATATGATAACTGCAATTGGAAATTTGGCCTTgagcattttaattttgttaaattcTCATcttcacacacccatgtactttttcctctTTAACTTGTCTTTCATAGACCTCTGTTATTCTTCTTTGATTACACCCAAAATGCTGATGAACTTCATATTAGAGAAGAACATTATCTCTTACATGGGGTGCATGACTCAGTTCTACTTCTTTGGCTTTTTTGCAATTTCTGAATGTTATGTGTTGACAGCAATGGCCTAtgatcgctatgtggccatctgcaatcCACTCTTGTATAGTGTTATCATGTCTCCAAAGAAATGCTCCTATCTTATGATTGGTTCATATTTCATGGGACTTTCTGGTGCCATGATCCACACTGGTTGTGTCCTGAGACTGACCTTCTGTGATGGGAACATCATCAATCACTATTTCTGTGACCTCCTCCCTTTACTGCAGCTCTCCTGTACCAGCATCTATGTCAATGAGATAGAACTGTTCATTGAAACCGGAAAAGACATTATTGTGCCCACAGTTGTGATCTTTACCTCTTATGGCTTCATCCTCTCCAGCATCCTCAAAATACATTCCACTGCTGGCAAGTCCAAAGCCTTCAGCACTTGCAGTTCCCACATAATAGCTGTTTCTATGTTCTTTGGGTCAAGTGCATTTATGTATCTCAAACCCTCTTCAGCTGTATCTATGGATGAGGCAAAGTTCTCTTCCATATTTTACAGCATTGTGGTTCCCATGATGAACCCTCTAATCTACAGCTTAAGGAACAAAGATGTCAAAGTTGCTTTGAAAAAAACCCTGAACAGAATGTTTACTCACAATCCAATCTCCATATAG